One window from the genome of Nicotiana sylvestris chromosome 9, ASM39365v2, whole genome shotgun sequence encodes:
- the LOC104216975 gene encoding probable LRR receptor-like serine/threonine-protein kinase At3g47570, with product MVGLEFLDLSHNNISGTIPKSFEKLQYLKYFNVSYNKFYGEIPSGGPFKNLSSQFFLFNEALCGSTRFSVPPCHTSSKHRSNMNRMLVLFLLLGIALVFVPIAFVLVWIRYRKSKRAPQQADSLSIVTRGRISYYELLQATDALSESNLIGSRSFGSVYKGILRSGTPIAVKVFNLQLEAAFRSFDTECEVLRNLRHRNLTKVITSCSNLDFKALVLEYMPNGSLDKWLYSHNYFLDIMQRLNIMIDVACALESLHHECLSHVIYCDMKPSNVLLDENMVAHLSDFGISKLLGEDESDLYTKTLATLGYIAPEYGRDGLVSTKCDVYSYRIMLMETFTRRKPNDEIFNGDLSLKQWVSYSLPGEIVDVVDANLVTPRDNHLNKKLDCVASIMKVALDCCVDSPARRIDMKDVVGMLHKIKIQILAC from the exons ATGGTAGGTTTAGAATTCCTAGACCTTTCTCATAATAATATATCAGGAACCATTCCCAAGTCTTTTGAGAAACTTCAATACCTGAAGTATTTCAATGTCTCTTATAACAAGTTTTATGGTGAAATCCCCTCTGGGGGTCCTTTCAAGAACCTCTCAAGTCAGTTTTTTCTCTTCAACGAAGCATTATGTGGTTCGACAAGATTTAGTGTCCCCCCATGCCACACTTCTTCAAAGCATAGATCAAATATGAACAGAATGCTAGTTCTATTTCTTCTACTGGGAATTGCACTGGTGTTTGTTCCTATCGCCTTTGTGCTTGTATGGATAAGGTATAGAAAAAGTAAAAGAGCTCCTCAACAAGCTGATTCATTGTCTATTGTAACAAGAGGAAGAATTTCATATTATGAACTGCTCCAAGCAACTGATGCGCTTAGCGAGAGCAATCTGATTGGTTCTAGGAGTTTTGGCTCTGTCTACAAAGGCATACTCAGAAGTGGGACTCCTATTGCAGTTAAGGTGTTCAATCTTCAATTGGAAGCGGCATTCAGGAGTTTTGATACAGAATGTGAAGTTTTGCGCAACCTCCGCCATAGGAATCTCACAAAAGTCATCACTAGTTGTTCCAACCTTGATTTTAAGGCTTTAGTACTTGAGTACATGCCCAATGGAAGCCTCGATAAGTGGTTGTATTCACACAACTACTTCTTAGACATTATGCAGAGACTGAACATAATGATAGACGTGGCATGTGCATTGGAATCTCTCCACCATGAGTGCTTATCGCATGTGATTTACTGTGATATGAAGCCTAGTAACGTCTTGCTGGATGAGAATATGGTAGCTCACCTAAGCGATTTTGGTATTTCAAAACTGCTTGGTGAAGATGAGAGTGATTTATACACTAAAACCTTAGCAACATTGGGTTATATTGCACCAG AGTATGGACGGGATGGATTGGTATCAACAAAATGTGATGTCTATAGTTACAGAATTATGTTGATGGAAACATTTACAAGGAGAAAGCCTAACGATGAAATTTTCAATGGGGATCTTAGCTTGAAGCAATGGGTGAGTTATTCACTCCCAGGGGAAATAGTGGATGTTGTAGATGCCAACTTAGTAACACCACGGGATAATCACTTAAACAAGAAGCTAGATTGTGTGGCATCGATCATGAAAGTGGCACTAGATTGTTGTGTTGACTCTCCTGCAAGAAGGATCGACATGAAAGATGTCGTAGGGATGCTACACAAGATCAAGATTCAAATTCTTGCATGTTGA
- the LOC104216976 gene encoding receptor-like protein 19, with product MNLTGRIPQDFENLTFLVSLDLGSNNFYGKLPREVTRLRRLKFLDFSFNYFIGSIPSTVSNISKLETLDLTFNSLEGQIPKEIGHLKNIRFLSLAVNNLIGSIPEGIGNLHNLNFLAIEYNQLTELQILSLSNNDFDGPIHSEIGSLRNLQFLHLGGIIPQGIGNLVNLVKLSIEENQIIVSVPISIFNISSLQLLSLMKNNIKGSLPREIGNLTKMQNLELTSNMFTGEIPKEISDLVNLEVFDITLNRFSGSLAMQIFNISSLRSVGLT from the exons ATGAATCTTACGGGCAGAATTCCACAAGATTTTGAAAACCTCACCTTTCTTGTTTCTCTTGACTTGGGAAGCAACAATTTCTATGGAAAATTGCCTCGAGAAGTGACACGTTTGCGTCGGCTTAAGTTTCTTGATTTTAGTTTCAACTACTTCATTGGATCCATCCCCTCTACCGTTTCCAATATTTCTAAACTAGAAACCTTGGATTTGACATTCAATTCCTTAGAGGGTCAGATCCCAAAAGAGATTGGACATCTTAAAAACATAAGGTTTTTAAGCTTGGCTGTAAACAATCTCATAGGTTCTATCCCTGAAGGGATTGGCAATCTTCACAACTTGAACTTTTTGGCCATAGAATATAATCAGCTTACAG AACTTCAAATATTGTCTTTATCAAATAATGATTTCGATGGACCAATACATAGTGAAATTGGAAGTCTACGTAATTTGCAGTTCTTGCACCTCGGAG GTATAATTCCACAGGGAATTGGAAATCTTGTTAATTTGGTGAAATTAAGCATAGAGGAGAACCAAATTATCGTCTCTGTACCAATATCCATATTCAATATCTCATCATTGCAATTACTTTCACTAATGAAGAACAATATCAAGGGATCCTTACCCCGAGAGATTGGCAACTTAACCAAGATGCAGAATCTAGAACTTACTTCTAACATGTTTACTG GTGAAATTCCCAAAGAGATAAGCGATCTCGTTAACTTGGAGGTATTTGATATTACGTTGAATAGATTTAGTGGTTCTCTTGCAATGCAGATCTTCAATATTTCAAGCTTGAGATCGGTTGGTTTGACATAG